In a single window of the Plasmodium cynomolgi strain B DNA, chromosome 6, whole genome shotgun sequence genome:
- a CDS encoding DNA repair helicase (putative), translating to MEDSGDHSSTNSHKRGVHKRSDILNEDYYARSEKRRKLKAAKKMGEEGEFPQNVKSKLKEYYEMRFDKRVINLPFSTDSINIQQRGFHDYSKDMKLKKNHMNKPLWICSDGFIYLEMFNSCSKQASDFLITIAEPICRPELIHEFQLTIFSLYAAISVGVTLDELLVNLDKFSKNFLPNELVHNITKSAESFGKAKLVLRENKYYIEATNKSELDYLLKNSIIKNARLYSSDNNSDHKIKNMFTRNNNFQESKTGQGAADSSAPNIGAANNQSNFLSEAGSDRKPKDTYVTYEAPVLDTAQLGFKISESEKQLMLQEKKNANENLNENSATSAEVYSFEVNCDKIEEVKQEALQTMQRPLLMEYDFRRDKKNPNLICSLKSHVQIRYYQEKALRKMFSNGRSRSGIIVLPCGVGKTLTGITAASTIKKSSLFLTTSAVAVEQWKKQFEDFTNIHPRHIRILTSDYKFDLWPINEAGVLISTYTMLAYSGKRSEQSLKIVNDIRRREWGLLVFDEVQFAPAPSFRRINDIVKSHCKLGLTATLVREDLLIRDLQWIIGPKLYEANWVELQNKGFLAKALCKEIWCSMPSSFYKYYLKSNSFIKRRLYTCNPRKLMMCEYLIKYHEQNNDKIIVFSDNIFALLHIAKTLNKPFIYGKLSPIERIAIINKFKNDSNINTILLSKVGDNAIDIPIANVVIQISFNFASRRQEAQRLGRIIRPKNKANEKKNINDPDSFFYSLVSKDTIEMCYSDKRQRFLINQGYAYNVLSDNIVDFNKLNLGKNSKLFVNAKTTE from the exons ATGGAGGATTCGGGTGATCACAGCAGCACGAATTCTCACAAGAGGGGGGTTCATAAAAGATCAGACATTTTAAATGAGGATTACTATGCCAGAAGTGAGAAAAGGCGCAAGCTAAAGGCTGCCAAGAAGAT GGGCGAAGAAGGGGAGTTCCCCCAAAACGTGAAGAGCAAACTGAAGGAGTACTACGAAATGCGCTTCGACAAAAGAGTGATAAACCTGCCATTCAGCACAGACTCAATAAACATCCAACAGAGGGGGTTTCATGATTACAGTAAAGacatgaaattaaaaaaaaatcacatgaACAAGCCATTGTGGATATGCTCAGACGGTTTTATATACTTAGAAATGTTTAACAGTTGTAGTAAGCAGGCATCGGATTTTCTCATAACGATTGCGGAACCGATCTGTAGACCAGAATTAATTCACGAATTTCAGctaactattttttctttatatgcAGCCATATCCGTGGGGGTTACCCTCGATGAGTTGTTAGTAAACTTGGacaaattttcgaaaaactTTTTGCCAAACGAGTTAGTACATAACATTACCAAAAGTGCCGAATCGTTTGGGAAGGCAAAATTAGTACTTAGAGAAAACAAGTACTACATTGAAGCTACAAATAAATCAGAGTTGGATtatctattaaaaaatagcataataaaaaatgcaaggTTGTATTCAAGTGACAATAACAGTGACCataaaattaagaatatGTTTACGCGGAACAATAATTTTCAGGAGAGTAAAACTGGTCAAGGTGCAGCTGATAGTAGTGCACCTAATATTGGTGCAGCTAATAATcagagcaattttttaagcgaAGCTGGCAGCGATAGGAAGCCGAAGGATACCTACGTGACGTACGAGGCGCCCGTCTTGGACACTGCTCAGCTGG gcTTCAAAATAAGCGAAAGCGAAAAGCAGCTAATGCtacaggagaaaaagaatgcgaatgaaaatttaaacGAGAATTCAGCAACGTCAGCTGAGGTTTATTCATTTGAAGTGAACTGCGATAAAATAGAAGAGGTAAAACAGGAGGCATTGCAAACAATGCAGAGGCCTCTACTAATGGAATACGATTTTAGGAGAGATAAAAAGAACCCCAATTTAATTTGCTCGTTAAAAAGTCATGTGCAGATTAGGTACTACCAAGAAAAGGCTTTGAGAAAAATGTTCAGCAATGGGAGGAGTAGGTCGGGCATTATAGTTCTTCCCTGTGGTGTGGGTAAAACGTTGACAGGAATTACAGCTGCTAGTACTATTAAGAAGTCGTCCCTCTTTTTAACCACATCAGCGGTAGCTGTGGAGCAATGGAAAAAGCAGTTCGAAGATTTCACAAATATACATCCAAGGCATATAAGAATTTTGACTTCGGATTATAAATTCGATTTGTGGCCAATTAACGAAGCAGGGGTGTTAATTTCGACATACACCATGTTGGCATACTCAGGAAAAAGGAGTGAACAAAGTTTGAAGATTGTAAATGACATAAGGAGAAGAGAGTGGGGATTACTCGTTTTTGACGAGGTGCAGTTTGCCCCAGCACCATCATTTAGAAGAATAAACGATATAGTAAAATCGCATTGTAAGCTGGGTCTAACAGCAACCCTGGTAAGGGAAGATTTGCTGATCAGGGATTTACAGTGGATTATTGGGCCCAAGTTGTACGAAGCTAATTGGGTTGAACTGCAAAACAAAGGGTTCTTGGCGAAAGCCTTGTGCAAAGAAATATGGTGTAGTATGCCCAGCTCGTTTTATAAATACTATTTGAAGTCAAACAGCTTTATTAAGAGAAGACTCTACACTTGCAACCCCAGAAAGCTAATGATGTGtgaatatttaataaaatatcacgAACAGAATAATGACAAAATTATCGTTTTTAGTGACAACATATTTGCCCTTTTGCACATCGCGAAAACTTTAAACAAGCCATTTATATATGGGAAGCTTTCTCCTATTGAAAGAATAGCAATCATCAACAAGTTTAAAAATGACTCCAACATTAATACTATTTTGTTGAGTAAAGTTGGAGATAACGCAATCGACATTCCTATTGCAAATGTGGTTATTCAAATATCTTTCAATTTTGCGTCGAGAAGACAGGAGGCTCAAAGATTAGGAAGAATTATTAggccaaaaaataaagctaatgagaaaaaaaacattaacgACCCGGACTCCTTCTTTTACAGCCTGGTTAGTAAAGACACCATAGAAATGTGCTACTCTGATAAGAGGCAGAGGTTTCTCATCAACCAGGGCTATGCCTACAACGTCCTTAGTGACAACATTGTcgattttaataaattaaatttg GGCAAGAAtagtaaattatttgtaaacGCAAAAACCACAGAGTGA
- a CDS encoding dynamin protein (putative), with product MDKLVPIVNKLQNVLSSFISSETLSLPHIAVVGAQSVGKTSLLESLVGLSFMPKGEDIVTRTPIIIQLTNSKSEECYCTLTYTDYENNRVEKHVDDFSILNDMLIDVTEEITGGNKCIKETPIIIEIHKSDVLDLTLIDLPGLTKVPVGNQPQNVEEQIVNLVNKYIKNPNCIILAVSCANIDLANSDSLKMARSVDPKHERTIGVITKCDMVEKPEIWKKMISGSLYPLKKGFVAVVCRSQKDVEDDTTIEDSLRKEEEYFNQCLDLSNQMECIMECGIKNLAKKLNNILIEHIKNTVPFLKPKIDALKSIEEEKLLELGEPMDNMNRSEYLAVLVNYITKFSQQYQDIIDGKVFYKDRVDELKGGARIHYIFNDWYIKSLNDFSPLELLTDEEIRIAIRNSSGPRGALFVPESAFETLIKKLINCLKEPSLRCADQVYEELIKIVDNCRIADMERFTNLKSAINEQVKILLKDCLQPTKEMIKNLMLIELSYINTSHPDFLNEQFMRNVYDKDNDYMEDLDHAVHMQSNSNKLPHSKRDFQEGYPPTSAGSNNNCMNSSTEDAKPWKGKDDMRPFKNKEGTKITNIHNSRENVFVLPVIPEKIIPEYSSSSKEIIEIDLIKSLINNYFNIVRKHIADAVPKAIMHFMVNTSRKTMQKVLISNLHNSELFNLFNECSSIKVKRNNCKKNLESLNQAIKMLAEIRNQEL from the exons atggataagCTAGTGCCAATAGTAAACAAGTTGCAAAACGTGCTGTCTTCGTTCATTAGCAGCGAGACGCTTAGCCTGCCGCACATCGCGGTAGTGGGTGCGCAGTCAGTAGGGAAGACGTCCCTGCTGGAATCGCTAGTTGGGTTAAGTTTTATGCCAAAGGGTGAAGATATTGTAACGAGGACCCCTATCATTATACAGTTAACAAATTCAAAGTCGGAAGAATGCTACTGTACGTTAACCTATACCGACTATGAAAATAACCGAGTGGAAAAACATGTAGAcgatttttccattttgaatgaTATGCTCATAGATGTGACGGAAGAAATTACTGGAGGGAATAAGTGCATTAAGGAAACACCAATAATTATAGAAATACACAAAAGTGACGTTCTAGATTTAACCCTAATTGATTTGCCAGGGTTAACAAAGGTACCCGTAGGAAATCAGCCACAAAATGTAGAGGAACAAATTGTGAATTtggtaaataaatatataaaaaatcccAACTGCATCATTTTAGCCGTGTCCTGTGCTAACATCGACTTAGCCAATTCGGACAGTTTGAAAATGGCTAGAAGTGTGGACCCGAAACATGAAAGAACCATAGGAGTTATCACAAAATGCGACATGGTGGAGAAACCCGAGATATGGAAGAAGATGATTAGCGGTTCATTGTACCCactaaaaaaagggttcGTGGCAGTTGTCTGTAGGAGTCAGAAAGACGTGGAGGATGACACCACCATTGAAGATTCGTTgaggaaggaggaagaatattttaatcAGTGTCTAGATCTTTCGAATCAAATGGAATGCATTATGGAATGTGGAATTAAGAATCTagcgaaaaaattaaataatatccTTATTgaacatattaaaaataccgtcccttttttaaaacctaAAATAGATGCCTTGAAAAGCATAGAAGAGGAGAAGTTACTAGAATTAGGAGAACCTATGGATAATATGAACCGGTCTGAGTATTTAGCAGTCCTGGTGAACTACATCACCAAATTTTCTCAGCAATATCAAGACATAATAGATGGAAAAGTGTTTTATAAGGACCGAGTGGATGAGCTAAAGGGAGGAGCAAGGAtacattacatttttaatgactGGTATATAAAATCTTTAAATGATTTTTCCCCATTAGAATTGTTAACAGATGAAGAGATTCGAATAGCTATTCGTAATTCTAGCGGACCAAGAGGTGCCCTTTTTGTCCCAGAAAGCGCATTCGAAAcgttgataaaaaaattaataaactGTTTGAAGGAACCCTCCTTACGTTGCGCAGATCAGGTGTATGAAGAActcataaaaattgtggacAACTGCAGAATAGCAGATATGGAGAGATTTACCAATTTGAAGAGTGCAATAAATGAGCAGgttaaaatattgttaaaagATTGCCTACAGCCAACaaaagaaatgataaaaaatttgatgttAATTGAGCTATCCTACATTAACACGAGTCACCCCGATTTCCTCAATGAACAGTTTATGAGGAATGTCTACGATAAGGACAACGATTACATGGAGGACTTGGACCACGCGGTGCACATGCAGAGCAACAGCAATAAGCTCCCGCACTCGAAAAGGGACTTCCAGGAGGGATACCCCCCCACGAGTGCCGGCAGCAACAACAACTGCATGAACAGCTCCACC GAAGACGCCAAGCCGTGGAAAGGCAAAGACGATATGCGTCCcttcaaaaataaagaaggaacaaaaattacGAACATCCACAACAGCAGAGAAAACGTCTTCGTTCTGCCAGTCATtcctgaaaaaataattccagaatactcctcctcctccaagGAAATAATAGAAATCGATCTGATCAAATCTTTAATTAACAACTACTTTAACATTGTTCGAAAGCACATAGCCGATGCAGTTCCGAAAGCCATCATGCACTTCATGGTTAATACATCCAGGAAGACTATGCAGAAGGTGCTCATTTCCAATTTGCATAATAGcgaactttttaatttatttaatgaatGCTCTTCCATAAAGGTGAAACGGAACAACTGCAAGAAGAATTTGGAATCCCTAAACCAGGCGATCAAGATGTTGGCGGAGATTAGGAATCAGGAGCTTTAG
- a CDS encoding GDP dissociation inhibitor domain containing protein (putative): MDDKKNTTFDCDILICGTSLQNSLLAAYFSINNYKVINIDKNKFYGDVNCSLNFNQFQDEKFQLKNFYEEYFPFSSSRNDNHVEKKNLKQIVHSYFQINNNRFNIDLNPKILYNESNIVDLLITLNAHTYISFVGIQYFYLTYHRLSYNPVVDQTDQHNVNVPRNATKEIYANKGGHNPITTHMQNLNSSNNNHENENDLIVLKIPLNKSQVFLDTNLSLIEKRMIMNFIYKNIIHDKNYTFSNFSNYNFVKKANVTEQGVVVQRSGPTITKDKQGAPNRYALGGDKKDGTQNGDIPRGKGESEKAPQANHADHADHANRAYPPEEHSNVNIADYLQSYNISGKLTDYVMYGIGLFDLEMEHCNNSDISEYYLSGYTKEKRFIMNKMEFLQRLHILINSLNKFKQQNLFENAFIYPSYGQNDIIYAISRVACLNNSVYMINRKIDDIIFSPFCDYTEESIKNDDMSPLSTSAKVDAVVLDNGHIIRPKFVISSGSNINFYEMKKHLLCKKNSKKAKTLIKTNRLVVLSTYSLIGKNGLSFYIHKQPKLGHRQKRKINNLSNCVHILQLDYNSGSCPPGFFLTYFTYLEILKEPIKPTDIPTNWKEEEEANSHNPEKNNDSPTNQKPLTFCFLFDILKLFVKKHKDSSSPPADSELPVNIPFNESFHSELVDFFSICKTQEKSQLGKTDKRESPNEENAKIEEQTSDHPLRGNTPNREHELNRHNEEQAPGDQTGEATHGQEQTKHKNIERESFVKNFNDLLIKEGVIYCAYYEYEPTVYRKDTVKMINQNAQHYRKIFQSIEEKVKEERADVRQNGANEVDRTNPRESDGCSTIDNRHSVSNGDPTGKKINQGEENKHEHKNTCTPSRSCKRIELDENKHICNLLFTNDTHNYPIYPLIEDVSTFFYIINKIHRTFISSNSSQTIYDTFGDTIMTMFSEHTACT; this comes from the coding sequence ATGGATGACAAGAAAAACACAACCTTCGACTGCGACATTTTGATATGTGGCACCAGCCTACAGAACAGTCTACTGGCAGCCTACTTCTCTATTAACAACTACAAAGTGATAAACATTGACAAGAATAAGTTCTATGGTGATGTGAACTGTTCCTTGAATTTCAACCAATTTcaagatgaaaaatttcagCTCAAGAATTTTTACGAGGaatattttcccttctcaTCCAGCAGAAATGATAACcacgtagaaaaaaaaaatctcaaaCAAATAGTTCACAGCTATTtccaaataaataataacagATTTAATATTGACCTTAACCCCAAGATATTATACAACGAAAGCAACATAGTGGATTTGTTGATAACGTTAaatgcacatacatacatcaGTTTTGTGGGAATACAGTACTTTTACCTGACCTACCATAGGCTTAGCTACAACCCTGTAGTCGATCAAACGGACCAGCACAATGTAAACGTTCCAAGAAATGCCACAAAGGAAATATACGCGAATAAAGGGGGGCACAACCCCATCACAACTCATATGCAGAACCTGAAcagtagtaataataatcatGAGAACGAAAACGATTTAATTGTGTTAAAAATTCCTCTAAACAAATCGCAGGTCTTCCTAGACACAAACCTAAGTCTCattgaaaaaagaatgattatgaattttatttacaagaACATTATTCACGATAAGAATTACaccttttccaatttttccaattacaattttgtaaagaAGGCAAATGTGACGGAACAGGGGGTGGTGGTACAGCGTAGCGGGCCCACAATCACCAAAGATAAGCAGGGAGCTCCAAACAGGTACGCGCTTGGGGGGGACAAGAAAGATGGCACTCAGAATGGAGACATCCCACGCGGAAAAGGGGAATCAGAAAAGGCTCCGCAGGCAAATCATGCTGACCATGCCGATCATGCCAATCGCGCGTATCCCCCCGAAGAACACTCAAATGTCAACATTGCGGACTATCTCCAATCGTACAACATTTCAGGAAAGCTAACAGATTACGTCATGTACGGGATAGGTCTGTTCGACCTAGAAATGGAGCACTGCAATAATAGTGACATTTCCGAGTACTACCTGAGCGGATATACCAAGGAGAAACGCtttattatgaataaaatggaGTTCCTCCAACGGTTGCACATTTTAATCAACTCgctaaataaattcaaacaGCAAAACTTGTTTGAGAATGCTTTTATCTATCCGTCCTATGGACAGAACGACATTATCTATGCCATATCTCGAGTGGCCTGTCTAAACAATTCCGTTTACATGATTAACAGAAAAATAGacgatataattttttctcctttctgcGATTACACAGAGGAAAGTATAAAGAATGACGACATGTCTCCCTTGTCTACCTCCGCAAAAGTAGACGCAGTCGTCCTAGACAATGGACATATAATTAGGCCAAAATTTGTTATATCATCCGGATctaacataaatttttacgaaatgaagaaacaccttctttgcaaaaaaaatagtaaaaaggCGAAAACGCTGATCAAAACAAATAGGCTAGTTGTCCTAAGTACCTACTCActtattggaaaaaatggcttaTCCTTTTATATACACAAACAGCCAAAATTAGGGCAccgacaaaaaaggaagataaataatttgagcaattgtgtacatattttacaGTTAGACTATAATAGTGGTTCGTGTCCCCCGGGTTTTTTCTTGACATACTTTACCTACCTAGAAATTTTAAAGGAGCCAATCAAACCTACAGATATTCCAACCAAttggaaggaggaggaagaagccaaCAGCCACAAtccagaaaaaaacaatgatTCCCCAACTAATCAGAAACCGCTAACTTTCTGCTTCCTatttgatattttaaaattgttcgtTAAAAAACACAAGGACAGTAGTAGCCCACCTGCGGACTCGGAGTTACCTGTCAATATTCCCTTTAATGAAAGTTTCCACAGCGAACTTGTGGACTTTTTCAGCATCTGTAAAACACAGGAGAAGTCTCAGTTGGGGAAAACCGATAAAAGGGAATCCcctaatgaagaaaatgcaaaaatagaGGAGCAAACGAGTGACCACCCCTTAAGGGGAAATACTCCCAATCGCGAACATGAACTAAACCGCCACAACGAGGAACAGGCACCGGGAGACCAAACAGGGGAAGCTACGCACGGCCAAGAGCAAACCAAACATAAGAACATCGAAAGAGAGTCCTTCGTAAAAAACTTCAACGATTTATTAATCAAAGAAGGAGTCATTTATTGTGCATACTATGAATATGAACCAACAGTGTACAGGAAGGATACTGTCAAAATGATTAACCAAAATGCACAACACTATAGAAAGATATTCCAGAGTATAGAAGAGAAGGTTAAGGAAGAGAGAGCAGATGTTCGCCAAAACGGGGCGAACGAAGTGGATAGGACCAACCCCCGTGAGAGCGACGGTTGCAGTACCATTGACAATAGACACAGCGTTAGTAATGGCGATccaactggaaaaaaaattaaccaaggtgaagaaaacaaaCATGAACACAAGAACACGTGCACCCCCTCCCGCAGCTGTAAGCGTATAGAGCTGGACGAGAACAAACATATTTGcaatttactttttacaAACGATACGCACAACTACCCGATATACCCCTTGATTGAAGACGTATCTACTTTCTTTTacattattaacaaaatcCATAGAACGTTTATTTCTTCTAACAGTAGCCAAACCATATATGATACCTTTGGTGATACAATTATGACAATGTTTAGCGAGCACACTGCGTGCACT
- a CDS encoding enhancer of rudimentary domain containing protein (putative) yields MSSNYSDVVLLVQFSRKIESRTFVEYNSLKLALNGICQLYEQAIKENDPTVQRITYNMNDLFLYIDNIQKMTLMLFHQPSWTYKPHDKKWIKQKLVEHIKDQIGQ; encoded by the exons atgagTTCCAACTATAGTGATGTTGTGCTCCTGGTTCAGTTTTCAAGGAAAATAGAAAGTAGAACATTCGTTGAATACAATTCGTTGAAGTTGGCCCTAAATG GAATTTGCCAATTATACGAACAGGCCATAAAAGAGAATGACCCCACCGTGCAAAGAATAACATATAACATGAACGATTTGTTTTTGTACATTGACAACATACAAAAGATGACCTTGATGCT attcCATCAACCCTCGTGGACTTACAAACCGCATGACAAGAAATGGATAAAACAAAAGCTGGTTGAGCATATAAAGGATCAAATAGGGCAATAA
- a CDS encoding hypothetical protein (putative) — protein MGSSIQPSRFLDSAVLSLFAMVISAAFLYMFSEFYLLSFEAKLLNNKVSMVLSRLFPFKVRNAKMNNEKTFEYNLTHILLLTICIIILSLKPDYSFHSKLTFKECKRSQGKEDSHKMDDLDRMQRDKKK, from the exons atggggtcCTCCATCCAGCCATCAAGATTTTTAGATA GTGCCGTGCTATCCCTGTTTGCTATGGTCATTTCGGCAGCATTCCTCTACATGTTTTCAGAATTTTACTTGTTATCATTCGAAGCTAAGTTACTTAACAACAAAGTAAGCATGGTGTTGTCTCGTTTATTTCCATTCAAAGTAAGAAACGCGAAAATGAATAATGAGAAA ACCTTCGAGTACAACCTGACCCACATATTGCTCCTGACCATATGCATAATCATCCTTAGCCTCAA GCCTGATTATAGCTTCCACAGCAAGCTCACCTTTAAGGAATGCAAAAGAAGCCAAGGGAAGGAAGAttcgcacaaaatggatgacCTTGATAGAATGCAAAgagacaagaaaaaatga
- a CDS encoding hypothetical protein (putative), whose translation MGGIIIAVNVELEKNVKSILGLDFCNDFSTLIFKNSQAVCINKNYFFSLAQKYLTTDEFLSIKNSLTKYKLEDVLIFKDSKKYYKGNHAVVVDEEIFSYFLQKGKRPADPSANQNGTDKRELSCVFIKPQNYLSLYKQQIEQEIKATRVTENRKKYKKCLYISKRKNVGAEVQFTQYDHFIPIKGNELTTSVVQAKTLDFFSNNSIIHEEKNCQTYKAVYKNLGVQYNIDFLKKKKEEIFRSNKLQKFLHKLFPVMEKCLIENTLITETNEQPNAQNIDILSFKHAKKLNKIFIYTDVKYTTDKVVLFTLYLPLINYLIFIIYVNNYKNDNFIEGVNTDSYILIWSYSNYINPLCALISPYVTEMRSAYSESVSRPFSRVIWPIKQSEIG comes from the exons atgggaggaaTTATCAT TGCCGTAAACGTAGAGCTAGAAAAAAACGTCAAAAGTATTCTGGGGCTAGACTTCTGCAATGACTTTAGTACCCTTATTTTTAAGAACTCGCAAGCTGTCtgcataaataaaaactacttcttctccctcgCGCAAAAGTACCTGACCACGGACGAGTTTCTTTCAATCAAGAATTCCTTAACA AAATACAAACTAGAAGACGTATTAATTTTCAAAGATTCGAAAAAATACTACAAAGGAAATCACGCCGTGGTTGTCGACGAGGAGATATTTTCCTACTTCCTCCAG AAAGGCAAACGCCCCGCCGATCCATCAGCAAACCAAAATGGAACGGACAAACGGGAGCTAAGCTGCGTCTTCATAAAGCCCCAAAATTACCTTTCGTTGTACAAGCAACAAATTGAACAGGAAATAAAAGCAACTAGAGTCACAGAAAATaggaagaaatacaaaaagtgTCTCTATATCAGCAAAAGAAAGAATGTAGGAGCCGAGGTTCAGTTTACTCAGTATGACCATTTCATACCCATCAAGGGAAACGAactg ACCACTTCAGTGGTGCAGGCGAAAACGCtagattttttctcaaacAATTCCATAATccatgaggaaaaaaattgccagaCGTACAAGGCagtgtacaaaaatttagGAGTACAGTACAACATTgactttttaaagaaaaaaaaagaagaaatattcAGATCCAATAAGCTCCAGAAATTTCTTCATAAGCTTTTCCCCGTCATGGAAAAATGCCTAATTGAAAATACCCTAATTACGGAAACGAATGAACAACCCAATGCTCAAAACATAGACATACTGTCCTTCAAACatgccaaaaaattaaacaaaatatttatatacacagATGTGAAATATACAACAGATAAAGTAGTCTTGTTCACGCTGTACCTGCCCTTAATAAACTACCTCAtctttataatatatgtgaataattacaaaaacgaCAATTTTATCGAAGGAGTCAACACGGACAGCTATATCCTCATTTGGTCCTACTCCAACTACATAAACCCTCTTTGCGCCTTGATATCTCCCTACGTAACCGAAATGAGGAGCGCGTATTCGGAGAGCGTTTCACGGCCCTTTTCCAGAGTTATTTGGCCAATAAAGCAGAGCGAAATAGGATGA
- a CDS encoding hypothetical protein (putative), with amino-acid sequence MHSHTDILFSTSVRKINKQFVKKTFCSSAKFCKNEKYSTALTELNSLKNLNRFDFPPKHSILLMQKKPFSEQIIIDSIRKAQNELDRGSLYSLQESVNSNCNCLNEEKKAKFRKAFDELNALLTVKSNLTEEKIQILTENNSKGYKNKEILGLFMTGFFFAIGSVTHSVFYLVRRKRYNEIISSVSVYGLYVLHKASKENDGKIYVERKLNENKDKLLRNKKNIQTILSALEQDLIKIK; translated from the exons atgcattcacACACagatattcttttttccacaagtgtgagaaaaattaataagcaatttgtgaaaaaaacattttgttcatcagccaagttttgcaaaaatgaaaagtacTCAACCGCTTTGACAGAACTGAACagtttgaaaaatttgaaccGTTTTGATTTTCCCCCAAAGCACAGCATCCTCCTGATGCAAAAGAAGCCCTTTTCAGAACAAATAATAATCGACTCAATACGAAAAGCCCAAAATGAACTAGATAGGGGCTCTCTGTATTCACTACAAGAG TCAGTCAACAGCAATTGCAACTGcctgaatgaagaaaaaaaggccaaatTCCGAAAGGCCTTTGATGAATTGAATGCTCTGTTAACTGTTAAATCGAACTTGACGGAGGAGAAAATTCAA ATATTAACTGAAAATAATTCCAAggggtataaaaataaagagatTTTGGGTCTATTCATGACAGGTTTTTTCTTTGCCATCGGTTCAGTCACCCActctgttttttatttggttCGGAGAAAGAGATACAATGAAATAATCAGCTCT GTCAGTGTCTACGGTCTTTATGTACTGCATAAAGCCTCCAAGGAAAATGATGGCAAAATTTACgttgaaagaaaattaaatgaaaataaggaTAAATTGttaaggaataaaaaaaatatacaaaccATTTTGTCCGCGCTGGAGCAggatttgataaaaataaaatag